TTGCTTCATACTGTTGACCGCAATCTTTTATTCGTGAGAGCTGATCCCTTTAGTATCGATAGTGCTAGAGAGTGGTTGTATAAATGGAAAGAAAGAGGAGTGAAATGCGAGGTTCTGCTCAGTCATTTAGACCCTGGGCAACCCTTTCGAATTGGAGAGGATGTTTCGGTCTATGGTGTAGTACCACGCATTTCGGAGAACAGGCTCATGCAATCACATCAGAGCAGCAGCGTATTAATAGAAGAGTTTTTCGCTCCCAAATCGTACATCAGCAGTTTGAAGGAAATTGCTAAGGCGCAATATATGGATAGAAGTGCGGTGTTTTGCTGATGCGAGGGATAGAACGGGAACAACCAGTTAAATCAGACATCCAAACCATTGAGGACATGAAACAAGTAGCAAGAGATTATTTAAATCATTTTGGCAAAACTCGAGAAGAGAAGCTGGAAATGCAACGAATTCTCGCTTTGGCAGAGCAGGGAGATCGTGATAGTCACAACCATATTATTCTTCGCTTACAGCATTATTTTGAGGAAGTCCTCCAACGACCAGTAACCGAACAAATTTTACCGCATGTTAACAGTTACGAAGGTCTCACCTTTTCCACTTACGGGTGGGGCATACTCGATGCCGTCCTACATTTATCTCCGTGGGTAGAGGAAGTGCGAATTTCTGCAAACCGCAACATTGCGTACTTGGAGCAAGGAGTCAAAAAATTTCTCTCTTACACTCCAAGCTGGAAAGAGGTTGAAACCCTCCAACAAAAGTTGACCAATACAGCGGGTCTATCTTTTAACGAGAAAAAACCTAGATTGAGCGGATACTTACATTCGCTAAAAGCAAGATTGACCATGTTTACTTTCCCTTATTCCAGAGTACCGACCATTCTGGTTAGACGATTTACAACACCTGCTTTTTCGCTCGACCAACTCCGTACACAGCAACAGCCAGCCTTCGACGAAAGAATTCAATGGCTAATGGAACAGCAAGTGTACGGACGAAGCAATGTGCTAGTTATTGGACCGATGGCTGCTGGGAAAACCACGTTGATGATGTGTATGTTGAAGCTGAAGGACCCTCGGACAGAATATATCACGATCTTTGAAAGTGAACACGAGATGCGATTTGGTGATATTTGGCCAGGGGAAGTGATTGAACTCCAAAACGTGGAGGAAATCGGCATTGAATTAGAGCATTGCTTCAAAGACATGTACCGGTCGACAGCCAATACCATTTTGATTGGAGAAATTCGTGAGCCTATAGAAGCGTACCATTTTATAAATGCCGGAATCAGAGGGACGGACGCTACAATCGGAGCAATGCACGAACGATTTGCTCATAGAGCGTTACATGATCTGACCGATCTTGTTTATCAATACGGGGGGCGGAGTGTCGAGCTAACGCAGGAGAGGATTAGCAGGGCAGTCAATTTTGTCAATTCGCTTACATACCGCAACAATGGTCACCGTTTTATTGATGCCATTCATACGACGGAGTGGAACTCTTCTTTTAATCGAGTTGAATCTATTCCCCTGGTAGGTCGCAACATGCAGACGGGAGCTTATGAATGGACGGGGAATCAACTGAGCCCACCTTTAGTTGAATACATGTGTTACGTCGGTAAAGCGGACATTGAAGTGTTGAAAGAGCTACGTCTTACCGATATAGGCAGGCAACTATGATTTACACGTTTCTTTTCCCGGTGTTTCTATGTCTCTTCTCTGGCTTTTTGTTTCTCGGCTTACACCTGTATAAGGGATGGAGAAGCCCACGCGTATTCTTCCCGCGTACAGTTGAGGTATGGAGAGAGAAATTTTTAAGGCATTCTACTCGGCGAATGTTGTATGAACACTTTGAGCGTTGGTGTCAAATCGTGGGAGGTACACCAGAAGGATACTTATTGCTATCCATGATTGGCGCGATAGCGGGATTCATCTCGGGTATTTTGCTAGGAAATATGGTTGTATCCTTATCGCTTTTTCTGTTATTCCTCTTGCTGCCAACACTGATTCTATACGCACGCTATATCGTACAAATGAATAAAAAAATTAGCTCATTCTGTC
The window above is part of the Brevibacillus brevis NBRC 100599 genome. Proteins encoded here:
- a CDS encoding ATPase, T2SS/T4P/T4SS family, which produces MRGIEREQPVKSDIQTIEDMKQVARDYLNHFGKTREEKLEMQRILALAEQGDRDSHNHIILRLQHYFEEVLQRPVTEQILPHVNSYEGLTFSTYGWGILDAVLHLSPWVEEVRISANRNIAYLEQGVKKFLSYTPSWKEVETLQQKLTNTAGLSFNEKKPRLSGYLHSLKARLTMFTFPYSRVPTILVRRFTTPAFSLDQLRTQQQPAFDERIQWLMEQQVYGRSNVLVIGPMAAGKTTLMMCMLKLKDPRTEYITIFESEHEMRFGDIWPGEVIELQNVEEIGIELEHCFKDMYRSTANTILIGEIREPIEAYHFINAGIRGTDATIGAMHERFAHRALHDLTDLVYQYGGRSVELTQERISRAVNFVNSLTYRNNGHRFIDAIHTTEWNSSFNRVESIPLVGRNMQTGAYEWTGNQLSPPLVEYMCYVGKADIEVLKELRLTDIGRQL